CCGACCCCTTTACGGTGTCGTACATGTGCCATTCCCACTTGTCCTCGCCCATATTGGCGAGCGAGGCGGCAACGCCGCCCTGGGCGGCCACCGTGTGGGACCGGGTGGGGAACACCTTGGTGATGCAGGCGGTGCGCAGGCCCGCCTCCGAGCAGCCGACCACCGCGCGCAGGCCCGCGCCACCGGCGCCGACCACGAGCACGTCGTAGGTATGGTCCTGGATCGGATAGGCCGCGCCGTTCACGCCGGGGGCGGCTGAGCCGTTGGATGCGTTGGTTTCGGCCATTGCGCTCAGCCTCCCAGGCTGATCTTGAGCACGGCAAACGCGCCGGCAAGACCGATCGCGACCGTGAAGAAGGTGTTGGCGACGATGCAGAGCACCTTCATCGCTTCACCAGTGACATAGTCCTCGATGATGACCTGCATGCCGATGCGCATGTGGGTGGTCACCGAAAGCAGCGTGAGCAGCAGGACGATGGCGACGAAGGGGCTGCCGATGGCGGCGCGCGCGGTGGCGTAGCTTTCGCCCGCCAGCGAGATGACGATGCAGATGAAGGCGATCATCAGCAGGAAATTGGCGGCGCCGGTCACCCGCTGAAGGAAGAAGTGTTCCGTTCCAGAGCGGGCGGCGCCAAGGCCGCGGACGCGGCCGAGAGGGGTGCGCATGGGGCTGTGCATGTCTCTCTCCTCAGCCCTTTACGGCCAGGCCGATGATCCAGATCAGCAGCGTCAGCGCCACCGAGCCGGCCAAAGTGGCCTTGGCCAGCAGGACACGCTCATTGGCGCCGAAGCCGATGAGGAAGTCCCACAGGAAGTGGCGGATGCCGCCGAGGGCATGGTGCAGGAGCGCCCAGGTGAAGCCGAACAGGATCAGCATGCCGAGCCAGGAGCCGGCAATACCCGAGAAGGTGGCATAGGCACCCGGCGAGGTCGCCGCCGCCAGCAGCCACCACACCAGGATGACCGTGCCGAAATAGAGGGCACCACCGGTGATGCGGTGCACGATGGACATCATCATCGTGAACAGCGGACGGTAAATCTGCAGGTGGGGCGATAGCGGGCGCGTGACGCGCGTGGGGCTGTCGGCCATGGGCCTCCTCCAAAAATCGACCGATCAGGTATCTCAATCGTCGACAGTTCGCAACGATTCCAAAGCACAGTATCGCGCGGACTGCTCCAATATGACGCGGTGCGGAAAAAAGGTAGAGAATTCCGCGCAGATCCCCCCGGTCAGCCCAGCGTATCTCACGGGGCTTGGGCCTGAAAGCACCTCCTCCGGCAGGCCGCCGCCAAAAAAAACCATGCGATCGGCCGTCACCGGGCCGGAAAGGGCAGGATCGCCTTCCACCAGGGGTTCGGAGGCGGCACGTCCCAGCGTCGGCGCAGCTCAAGGATGAAGGGGGCGACGAAGGCGCTGGAGTGAAACTTCCCCGCATAGGTGGCCAGAAGGTCGGCGTCCCAGAGGATATTGAGCGGGCAATCGCAGGTTCTTGGGTCATGCCAGGTGCCGTGCTCGTCCACCACCCGGACATCGCACCCGCAGATGGCCGCCTCCCGCAGCAGATTGCTGTAATGGTCATAGGAATAAAGGGTGCGCGTGCGACGCAGCGTCTCGCCCAGGGCGGCCATGTTCGGGGTCAGGGATTCCAGCGGCTCAATGATCCTGCCCGCGGGCAGGGGAAACCGCTCGGCCAGGGGCGCGCCCTTATAGACGAAGGAGCAGTCCAGGGTCTTCGGCACGGCGGGGTCTGGATAGATGTGGGCGGGGTCCACCAGCCCCAGCCAGAGGACCCGTTCCGGCCCAAGCGGCTCGGCGACCGCCCGCTGGACGTCGGCGCGCTTCTGAGGATCGTAGAAGAACACCATCTCGGTTTCGGGATAATGGGTATCGCCGCCGATCAGCCCAGGCGTGTTGAGCGCCCAGCGCACCACCCGGCCGGCGCCGCAGGGATTGCCGGACACGATCTCCGGATAGACCAGGATGGCGTCATCCACCGGCCCCTCGTGCAGGAAGCAGTTCCAGTGCGGCAAAGGGTGGCCCGGCTCGGCGAGAAGGGCGCTGGGATAGCCGCTCACGTTCAGGTGGTGGCACAGGCGGTACAGCGCCCGGATGCCGGAACTGGTGTGGGTGTAAGGCGGGGCCCAGATGAGGAAGGTCTTGGGCGTGTACCGCAGAATGTCGGCCCGACGGGTGACAGCGGGACGCGTCACATCGGGGCTGGTCACGCCGGTGCTGGTCACGCGGGCCTCCGATAGGCAGGGAAATAGGCGCTTTCCGCGGCGCCCGCGCTGAGCCGGGCATAGGCCTGCCGATCATTGACCACCCGGATCATGTGGACCGGCGCGGTGGCATTGACCCAGCGCGACTTGAACACCTTCAGGCCGGGCCGGGCACTGGCGGGCAGGCCGCCGATGAGCAGCCGCACCCCATGGGCGCGGGCAAAGTCCTGCAGGCCGTGCATCAGGAGATAGGAGGCATTCCAGCGCAGACCCTCGGCGGTGGGAACCGTATGCAGGATTTGCAGCCCGTCGCCGAAGACGACACCGCAGGCCATGGCGCCGATGGCATCGCCGGACCTGACGCGAAAGAAGCGGCTTTCCTTCAGCCCGGCCACGGCACGGAAATGGCGGGCGTCCATGTCGAACAGGCCGGTGAGGTGGCGGGCGGCCTTCAGCGCCCCATAGAGGGCGCAGATGGCAAGGCGGTCTTCGTCCGCCGTCACCTCCTCAAACACCGCGTGCCGGGCGCAGGCGTCCAGCCGGGCCCGCGCCCGCGGGCTCAGGGGCGGCGGCGGCAGGCGAGGATCATAGACGAAATGGTGCTTCAGGAGCACCGCGTCGCACTCCGCGCGCGCGGGCACATAGCCGGGCTGGCACAGCACGGTCACGGTCACAAGGTCCGGGAAATCCGCCTGGAGCGACCGGATCTGGCCGGGGTCGCTGATCCAAAGATAGGGCCAAGGCGAGATGCCGTCCTCAAGCTGGGTGCCGGGAATGGTTCGCCGCAGCAGGACGAAGCGGCCGGACGGATGGGCCGCGGCCCGCCCCACATGCGCGAGGCCTTCGGCATAGGCGAAACGGTTGAACGGGCAGTCCACGTCCGAAAAGGTGCTCCCCGCTCCCATGCGCCCGGCCCAGCCCGCCAGCCGCGATGTCCTATCGCACCGGCCGGAAATCGTCGAGCCGGCTTTCATGCAAACAGGGCCCGCGCCATCCGATCTGGCCGCCGTCTGGCGTGATCGGATGGCGCGGGCCCTGTCGAATGCCCGTCGCGGGCGAAGACCCGGTCAGGCGGGGACGGCCATGGCCATCCCCGCTCGACCACTGGATCAGAAGCGGTAGGTCACACCGGCGGCGACCAGCCAGGGGTTCAGGTCGGCCTGGCCCGGCAGGGTGGTGGCGCCGACGCCCACGTCGAAGCTCGGGGTGAGGAAGATCTTCTTCACGTCGACGTTGATGCCCCAGTGCTTGTCGAACATGTAGTCGAAGCCGGCCTGCAGCGCCCAGCCCCAGGTGTTCTGGAGGCTGAGGGAGGTCACCGAGTTCGTTGTGCTGGTGTTGTAGAAGAAGGTGTAGTTCACGCCGAAGCCCACATACGGCTTGAACGCGCCCAGCTCGGTGAAGTGATACTGCAGGGTCAGCGTGGGCGGCAGGATCCAGGTGCTGCCGATCTTGCCGAGGCTGGAAATGGCATCCTGGCCGTAGATGTTGGACTTCGTGGTGCCCAGGATCAATTCGAGGGCCACGTTCTTGGTCAGGAAGTAGGAGATGTCCAGTTCCGGCGTGATCGAGTTGGAATAGGACAGGTTGGAGCCGGCCACGCCCTGGACGTTGCCGCCGTCCATGGGCAGCACGCCGAGGGCGCGCAGGCGGATCATCCATGGGCTCTGTTCCGTCACCGGCTGCACCGGCGCCTTCACCACCGGCGAGAGGTCCGCCGCGCTCGCGGCCGTTGCGAAAGCCGCCGTCATCATCGTCGCGGCGAAAAGGCCGATCCGCCCCCAGAAGCCCTTCGTAGCCATGTCCCAGTCCCTTTGTGTCAAACGTGACTGGGCGAGACTTGTCCGGCATCGGGGTCAGAAAGTTTGAGATAGATCAAATCTGGAGCCTTGCCTTGTGGCTGCCTTCATTCCGCCTTGCCGATGTGGCTTGCGCGCAACAGCCGGGAGCACAATTTCTGCGACATGCTGTCCACTCGACATGAGTCGGCTCTGGTCAGCCGGGGAATGGATCGCTGTGACTGAGAGTGAAAACGTACAGGTGTCGTTGCGTCAGGGGGGCGAGTCGCTGCGGATGCGCCAAACCGCCGGGGCGATTCCGCGTGCCGTCCGCCCCTTCGCCCTGATGCTGGCAATCCTTGTCCCTGCTTTTTGGGGCATGGCCAATGCCGCGCACGCGCAAGCCGATCCGGCCGCACCGAATATCGCCGCCTCGAACCTCGCCGAGGAGCACATCCAGGTGGGCCGGGAGGACCGGACCTATCTCATCTCCCGCCCGCCTGGCGCCACCGGCCCCGCGCCGACCGTGATCGCGCTCCACGCCGCCGGGCAGTCCTCCCAGAGCTTCCGCGACTATGTGGGGCTCGACGTGACGGCCACGCCCCAGGGGGTGGTCACGGTCTATCCCCAGGGTATCGGGCGGGTCTGGAATGATGGCCGGCCCGCCGCCATGCGCCTGAAAGCGATCCTCACGCCCGGCGACGACGTGCCCTTCCTCATTCTGCTGGTGCAGCGTCTGGTGCAGGAGGGCATCGCCGATCCGCGCCGGATCTATCTGCTGGGCATTTCCAATGGCGGCTTCATGGTGGAGCGCATGGCCTGCGAGCATGCGGGCCTGTTTGCCGCCTTCGCCGTCACCATGGCCACCGCGCCGGCCAATTATCGCGAGGAATGCGCCCCGTCCCGGCCGGTGCCCATCATGTTCGTGCACGGGACCGCCGATTCCGTGATCGGCTGGTTCGGCTTCTGGACACCGCTCGGCGCCACCTTGTCCGCGCCCGACAGCGCGCTCCTTTATGCGGCGCTCGACCGCTGTGCGCAGACGGCCACCGAGCCGCTGGCGGATCGCGATCCGCTCGACGGCACCTCCATCAGTCTTCAGACCTGGACCAGTTGCGAAGGCGGCGCCGAGGTGCGCCTCTACAAGGTGGAGGGCGGGGGACACCAGTCGCCCGCGCGCGTGCGCACCAAGCCGGATCTTGCTTCGTCCGTGCTGGGCCTGCGCAGCCGCGACCTGGACATGGGCGAGGCGTCGCTCGCCTTCTTCTCCCGCTTCGCCCTGCCGGGGCCGGACCCCGTCCCCGCGCCAGCGGCGAAGCGCACCACTGGCAAGCCGGCCCCCGCCAACTCCGCTACCCCCAAGGGGACGGCCAATGGCGCGCGCCCCAAGCCCGCCTCCGCCGATGCTCAGCGGGGCAGCAAGACCCAATAGTCGAGGTCGAGGATCACGCTCGGGTCATAGTCCTCGCCGGCCTTCAGCGGAAAATCGGCGCAGGGCCGGTCCTTGGTGGCGATGGTGCGCACGCGCAGCGCGCCCACATCGTCGCGGCCGGAAATCTCTGCCTTGTCGAGGATCTCGCTCCAGGCGAACACGGTCAGCCCGGCAAAGAGCGGGGAGACGTGGCGCCCGCCATTGATGGCGGCCACATGGAAGGCATTGGACAGCCCGTTAAAGGACAGCGCCCGGGCAATGGAAATGACGTGCCCGCCATAGATCAGCCGGCGGCCGAAGCGGCCCTGGCCCTCGGTGAACTGGTTGAAATGCACCTTTGCCGTGTTCTGGTAGAGGCGGGTGGCGATCATGTGCTCCGCCTCCTCCACCGTCATGCCGTCCACATGATCGATCTTCTCGCCCACCTCATAGTCGCCGAAGCGGTAGGGCGAGCCCGAGAGGTCGTCCCGCCATTCGGAGGCGTCCAGCGGCGGGACGGCATCGCCCAGCGCGTCGGGGGCCAGCGCCGCGGGCAGCTTGGGCACCACCGCCTCCACCGCCGGCGTCTTGGGATCGCGCTTGCGCACCATCACCCAGCGCACATAGTCGAGCACCTCGACGCCGTCCTGGTTGAAGCCGGTGGAGCGCACATAGACGACGCCGCTCTGGCCGTTGGAATTCTCCCGCAGCCCGATCACCTCGGAGACCGCATGCAGCGTGTCGCCGGGATAGACCGGGGCGAGGAACCGCCCGCCGGCATAACCGAGATTGGCCACCGCATTCAGCGAGATGTCCGGCACCGTCTTGCCGAACACCACGTGGAAGACGAGAAGGTCATCCACCGGCGCGCGGGGATAGCCCAGCGCCTGGGCGAAGCTGTCGGCGGACTGCACCGCGAAGCGCGAGCCATAGAGCGCGCTATAGAGGCTCACATCGCCCGCCGTGATGGTGCGCGGCGTGGCGTGCCGGATCACCTGGCCGACGGAGAAATCCTCGAAGAAGTTGCCGGAACTGGTTTTCGTCATGGAGCCCCTCACGCGCTTTGTGGCATGTTGGACCACGGCCAAGGTGCAACGCAACAGGGGAGCGCCCCCGCGCTTGACGGCGCGTGCCCCATGGCGGCACATGGCGCGGGCGGTGTGAGTGTGGTGGTATCGGGGGGCGCCGGGTTGGTGGCGCGGACGGGAAAGGGGGCGGGGGTGAAGGGGTCTGCGAGCCAGCAATTGTCGTTCCAGGCGATGATCTTCGTCATCTGCCTGTTTCCCTTCTACATCCTGGCGGCGACGCTGACCAATTCGGCGGCGGTGCTCACCGACCTGCTGGCCACCTCCTTCGACCTGACCTCGCTGACTGCCTGCTGGCTGGTGCTGCGCATCGCCCATAAGGGGCCGGGGGAGCGTTATGCCTATGGCCTCGGCAAGCTGGAGAACCTCGCCGAGCTGATGATCGCCATATTGCAGGTGATCCTGGTCATCATCGCCAGCGTGCGCGCCGTCTCCAGCCTCATGCATCCGGAGGCGGTGAGCGGGGCCTGGCTCGGCCTTGCGGTGACCGCCGCCGCGGTGTGCGGAAATGTCTTCCTCAACCGCAAGGCGACGCGCCTCGCCCGCGAGACCCGCTCGCCGGTGCTCGCCGCCCAGGCGCGGGTGCACTTCATCTCAGCGGTGTCGTCCGGCTCGGTCTTCTGCGTCACCGTCATCACCTCAACCTTCCACCAGATCGAATGGGTGGCCTATCTGGACCCCATCGCGTCCTTCCTGGTGATCGGGCTGATGGTGTTCAACATCTTCGAGATGATGACCAATTCGCTGGGCTCCCTGCTCGATCAGGCGATCGGCGAGGCGGGACAGCTGCGCATCCTCAAGGCCCTGACCACCCAGTTCGACGAGTTCGAGGAACTCGGCGACATCCGCACCCGCCAGCATGGCGGCAAGATGCTGGTGGAATTGCACCTGGGCTTCGATCCCCATTGGAGCGTCGCCCGCGCCCGCGAGGCGGTGGCGAAGCTCTCCAATGCCGTGAAGGAGGAGTTCGGCCAGGTGGGTGACACCGTGGACGTGTCCGTGGTGCTCCTGCCGCCCACCGCCCGCACGTTTCAGGCGGCGCTCGGCGAGGCGGCTCAGTAGTCCGACAGGGTGACGTCGTCCGTCCAGTCGCCGGGCACGTCCTTCACGATCACCTGCCCGCAAATGACGCGGCCCTTGACCGGATCGAAGGTGAGGGTGGGCGCGCCATAAAGCTGCCACCCCTTGTTCAGCGCCGCGCTCACGCGCTTGCAGAAGGCGCTGTCGTCGGGACCCGTGAGATAGCGATAGAGCTTCATAAGGCGGCCTCTGCCGGGTGGATGGGACCATGCGGTTATAGGCGCGCGCGGCAGGGGCGCAAATGGGCGTATGCGCGCTTTCCGTCCCGGCTCGCGGCTGCAGGGGTCGAAGAAGCGTAAGCCGAATGATGGTTCC
This genomic interval from Aquabacter sp. L1I39 contains the following:
- the sdhD gene encoding succinate dehydrogenase, hydrophobic membrane anchor protein → MHSPMRTPLGRVRGLGAARSGTEHFFLQRVTGAANFLLMIAFICIVISLAGESYATARAAIGSPFVAIVLLLTLLSVTTHMRIGMQVIIEDYVTGEAMKVLCIVANTFFTVAIGLAGAFAVLKISLGG
- the sdhC gene encoding succinate dehydrogenase, cytochrome b556 subunit — translated: MADSPTRVTRPLSPHLQIYRPLFTMMMSIVHRITGGALYFGTVILVWWLLAAATSPGAYATFSGIAGSWLGMLILFGFTWALLHHALGGIRHFLWDFLIGFGANERVLLAKATLAGSVALTLLIWIIGLAVKG
- a CDS encoding OmpW/AlkL family protein; this translates as MATKGFWGRIGLFAATMMTAAFATAASAADLSPVVKAPVQPVTEQSPWMIRLRALGVLPMDGGNVQGVAGSNLSYSNSITPELDISYFLTKNVALELILGTTKSNIYGQDAISSLGKIGSTWILPPTLTLQYHFTELGAFKPYVGFGVNYTFFYNTSTTNSVTSLSLQNTWGWALQAGFDYMFDKHWGINVDVKKIFLTPSFDVGVGATTLPGQADLNPWLVAAGVTYRF
- a CDS encoding alpha/beta hydrolase family esterase, which encodes MRQTAGAIPRAVRPFALMLAILVPAFWGMANAAHAQADPAAPNIAASNLAEEHIQVGREDRTYLISRPPGATGPAPTVIALHAAGQSSQSFRDYVGLDVTATPQGVVTVYPQGIGRVWNDGRPAAMRLKAILTPGDDVPFLILLVQRLVQEGIADPRRIYLLGISNGGFMVERMACEHAGLFAAFAVTMATAPANYREECAPSRPVPIMFVHGTADSVIGWFGFWTPLGATLSAPDSALLYAALDRCAQTATEPLADRDPLDGTSISLQTWTSCEGGAEVRLYKVEGGGHQSPARVRTKPDLASSVLGLRSRDLDMGEASLAFFSRFALPGPDPVPAPAAKRTTGKPAPANSATPKGTANGARPKPASADAQRGSKTQ
- a CDS encoding MaoC family dehydratase, with product MTKTSSGNFFEDFSVGQVIRHATPRTITAGDVSLYSALYGSRFAVQSADSFAQALGYPRAPVDDLLVFHVVFGKTVPDISLNAVANLGYAGGRFLAPVYPGDTLHAVSEVIGLRENSNGQSGVVYVRSTGFNQDGVEVLDYVRWVMVRKRDPKTPAVEAVVPKLPAALAPDALGDAVPPLDASEWRDDLSGSPYRFGDYEVGEKIDHVDGMTVEEAEHMIATRLYQNTAKVHFNQFTEGQGRFGRRLIYGGHVISIARALSFNGLSNAFHVAAINGGRHVSPLFAGLTVFAWSEILDKAEISGRDDVGALRVRTIATKDRPCADFPLKAGEDYDPSVILDLDYWVLLPR
- a CDS encoding cation diffusion facilitator family transporter — translated: MAAHGAGGVSVVVSGGAGLVARTGKGAGVKGSASQQLSFQAMIFVICLFPFYILAATLTNSAAVLTDLLATSFDLTSLTACWLVLRIAHKGPGERYAYGLGKLENLAELMIAILQVILVIIASVRAVSSLMHPEAVSGAWLGLAVTAAAVCGNVFLNRKATRLARETRSPVLAAQARVHFISAVSSGSVFCVTVITSTFHQIEWVAYLDPIASFLVIGLMVFNIFEMMTNSLGSLLDQAIGEAGQLRILKALTTQFDEFEELGDIRTRQHGGKMLVELHLGFDPHWSVARAREAVAKLSNAVKEEFGQVGDTVDVSVVLLPPTARTFQAALGEAAQ
- a CDS encoding DUF1737 domain-containing protein — its product is MKLYRYLTGPDDSAFCKRVSAALNKGWQLYGAPTLTFDPVKGRVICGQVIVKDVPGDWTDDVTLSDY